One segment of Chroococcidiopsis sp. SAG 2025 DNA contains the following:
- the lepB gene encoding signal peptidase I: MSRVQNQVPEQNSPQDNEGSWIGELGRTIILSVILALGIRTFVAEARWIPSESMVPTLQKYDKLIVDKVSYHFVEPERGDIVVFSPTETIKKDNPNLKDAFIKRIVGLPGDKVEVKGERVYINDRPLQEKYIEAPPQYQYGPVTVPPNSYLVLGDNRNNSYDSHFWGFVPRDNIIGRAIVRFWPLNRIGELN; the protein is encoded by the coding sequence ATGTCGCGAGTCCAAAATCAAGTGCCAGAGCAGAATTCTCCTCAAGACAACGAAGGATCGTGGATTGGAGAACTAGGCAGAACGATTATCTTGAGTGTAATTTTGGCTTTGGGTATTCGTACCTTTGTGGCTGAAGCCCGCTGGATTCCTTCAGAATCAATGGTTCCGACACTCCAAAAGTATGACAAGCTGATTGTGGACAAAGTCAGTTATCATTTTGTCGAGCCGGAACGGGGCGATATTGTCGTATTTTCACCTACAGAGACAATTAAAAAAGATAATCCTAACCTGAAAGACGCTTTTATTAAACGTATTGTTGGACTGCCAGGGGATAAAGTAGAAGTTAAAGGAGAGCGGGTCTATATCAACGATCGCCCCTTGCAGGAAAAGTATATTGAAGCTCCGCCACAGTACCAGTACGGACCTGTCACCGTACCACCGAATTCTTACCTAGTTTTAGGTGATAACCGCAACAACAGTTATGACAGTCATTTTTGGGGATTTGTCCCTAGAGATAATATCATTGGTCGGGCAATTGTCCGGTTTTGGCCTCTCAACCGAATTGGAGAGTTGAATTAA